From the genome of Abditibacteriota bacterium, one region includes:
- a CDS encoding MFS transporter, with product MNKKTMALAGTAVCFIIYTTVYIGRQNLSMAAPLLESEGIADKAGIGILGSMFFYVYAFGRLVNGYLGDLVPPKTLLLTGFTVGALCNIGIGFLPELWIIFVLWGLNGLFQSSMWGSVLNVVSGLYDDPRERERGIIALAPTVGLGGLLTVAVCAAVSPWGAGYMFWAPGIIMLLAAIPGFLLLPNTKPPKKERENPLKYVCHKSVLRFLWPVMGQGVIKDNLVLWAPIFFIQVYDIDIKQAAFYIFIMPIATLLGKLLFPVLYKLCRRNEIAVACVCYTLSCLTLLPLCVFRLPILSAAALMFAVSAFIGTANTTFSGMLPLRFFEAGAVSSVSGAVDFLTYMGSATGAVAFGFLVKALGYGAMIWVWVAMSGISALITLYFKKDYDRAP from the coding sequence TTGAACAAAAAGACCATGGCCCTGGCGGGGACGGCCGTCTGTTTCATCATATACACCACCGTGTATATAGGCAGGCAAAACCTGTCCATGGCCGCCCCTTTGCTGGAAAGTGAAGGTATAGCCGACAAGGCCGGCATAGGCATACTGGGCAGCATGTTCTTTTACGTGTATGCCTTCGGCCGGCTGGTGAACGGATATCTGGGAGACCTGGTGCCCCCCAAGACCCTGCTCTTGACCGGCTTTACCGTGGGAGCCCTGTGCAACATAGGCATAGGCTTTCTCCCGGAGCTGTGGATCATATTTGTCCTGTGGGGCCTCAACGGGCTGTTTCAGTCCTCCATGTGGGGCTCGGTGCTGAACGTGGTCTCCGGCCTCTACGACGACCCCCGGGAGAGAGAAAGAGGCATCATCGCCCTGGCCCCCACCGTGGGGCTGGGAGGCCTGCTGACCGTGGCCGTGTGCGCCGCCGTGTCCCCCTGGGGAGCAGGCTATATGTTCTGGGCGCCGGGCATCATCATGCTGCTGGCGGCCATACCGGGCTTTTTGCTGCTGCCCAACACCAAGCCGCCGAAAAAAGAACGGGAAAACCCGCTGAAATACGTGTGCCACAAGAGCGTGCTGCGCTTTTTGTGGCCGGTGATGGGACAGGGAGTCATCAAGGACAACCTGGTGCTGTGGGCCCCCATCTTCTTTATACAGGTGTATGACATAGACATCAAGCAGGCGGCCTTTTACATCTTCATCATGCCCATAGCCACCCTGCTGGGCAAGCTGCTCTTTCCCGTGCTCTACAAGCTGTGCCGCCGCAACGAGATAGCCGTGGCCTGCGTGTGCTACACCCTGAGCTGCCTGACACTGCTGCCCCTGTGCGTGTTTCGGCTGCCCATCCTGTCCGCCGCCGCCCTGATGTTTGCCGTGTCCGCCTTTATCGGCACCGCCAACACCACCTTTTCCGGCATGCTGCCCCTGAGATTTTTTGAGGCAGGCGCCGTGTCCTCCGTGTCCGGAGCAGTGGACTTTCTCACCTATATGGGCTCCGCCACGGGAGCCGTGGCCTTTGGCTTTTTGGTCAAGGCCCTGGGCTACGGCGCCATGATCTGGGTGTGGGTGGCCATGAGCGGCATCTCCGCCCTCATCACCCTGTATTTCAAAAAGGACTATGACAGAGCCCCCTGA
- a CDS encoding alpha/beta hydrolase has product MKMMTLAIAFAILWLSAAAFAADKAGPDGKTEDKMDLLNNRLDIWDQSRKVTGHYTDQPFMSVHLAPKPNGMAVLICPGGGYLGVCDTYEGEELAPFFNGLGISAFVLRYRHAPKSYYPKPMEDASEAMAIIRARSKEWNVDPGKVGIMGFSAGGHLASVISTQWQRPEFRTHTHYPDISARPDFSILVYPVIDLDRLTAYAVTGLNLLTDKATPEEIREFCSQEKVTRDTPPAFLFTTGADTDVPCENSIEYYRALRRCGVPAQLHIYDAGPHGVGFGAAYPQTAGWPLVLRDWLLALF; this is encoded by the coding sequence ATGAAAATGATGACTCTCGCTATCGCCTTTGCGATATTGTGGCTGAGCGCCGCGGCCTTTGCCGCGGACAAAGCGGGCCCCGACGGAAAAACGGAGGATAAAATGGACCTTTTGAACAACAGGCTGGACATATGGGACCAGTCGAGAAAAGTGACCGGGCACTACACCGACCAGCCCTTTATGTCGGTGCACCTTGCCCCCAAGCCCAACGGCATGGCGGTGCTCATCTGCCCCGGCGGCGGCTATCTGGGAGTGTGCGACACCTATGAGGGCGAGGAGCTGGCGCCCTTTTTCAACGGCCTGGGCATCAGCGCCTTTGTGCTGCGCTACAGACACGCCCCCAAGAGCTATTACCCCAAGCCCATGGAGGACGCCTCCGAGGCTATGGCCATCATCAGGGCCCGCAGCAAGGAATGGAACGTCGACCCGGGCAAGGTGGGCATCATGGGCTTTTCGGCGGGAGGCCACCTGGCGTCGGTGATATCGACCCAGTGGCAGAGACCCGAATTCAGGACCCACACCCACTATCCGGACATATCCGCGCGCCCTGACTTTTCCATCCTGGTCTATCCCGTCATAGACCTGGACCGGCTCACCGCCTACGCCGTCACCGGCCTCAACCTGCTGACGGACAAGGCCACTCCCGAGGAGATCAGGGAGTTTTGCAGCCAGGAGAAGGTGACCCGGGACACGCCGCCCGCGTTTTTGTTCACCACCGGCGCGGACACGGACGTCCCCTGCGAAAACTCCATAGAATACTACCGGGCCCTGAGGCGCTGCGGCGTGCCCGCCCAGCTGCATATCTATGACGCGGGCCCCCACGGCGTAGGCTTCGGCGCCGCCTATCCCCAGACCGCAGGCTGGCCCCTGGTCCTCAGGGACTGGCTGCTCGCCCTCTTTTAA